TAGCGTAGGTTGAGGGCCTTCCAATGCCGAGTTCTTCAAGCTTTTTGACTAAGCTAGCTTCAGTAAATCGGGGGGGAGGCTGAGTAAAATGCTGTTCGGGATGGACAGCTTTTAAATCAAAAGGCTCATTTTCAGTGACTGACGGAAGAGTTCTATTTTCTTCATTTTCTTCGTCATCTTTACCTTCTTCATATACCTTTAAAAACCCATCAAAGGAAATGGTAGAACCTGTGGCCCTTAAAATAATGCTGCGATCTTGGTTGCTGAAATCAATTCCCACTTGATCAATCACAGCGCTTTCCATCTGAGAAGCGACTGTTCGCTTCCAAATCAGATCATAGAGTTTAAAAAGATCGCCTTCCAAATAACTCTGAATTGCAGTAGGAGAACGTGAGAAGTCAGTAGGGCGAATGGCTTCGTGGGCTTCTTGTGCATTTTTAGTCGAGCTTTTATAAGTTCTAGGTGATCCTGGTAAATGTTTATCGCCATAGGTTTTTTGAATAAAACTGCGTATATTAGCAATTGCTTCATTAGCTAAGGTGACGCTGTCTGTACGCATATAAGTAATAAGACCTATTGTTTCACTACCTAAACTCACTCCTTCATAAAGTTTTTGAGCAAGCTGCATAGTTTTGCGAGCACTATATCCTAATTTGCGTGAGGCTTCTTGTTGCAATGTCGAAGTAATAAAAGGCGCTGCTGGGTTGCGCTTTACTTGCTTTTTTTCAATCTTATTAACTTTGTACTGACTTTTTTGAATCAGTGTTTCTGCCTCATGGGCTAACTTTTCATTGTTGAGAGAGAATTTATCAAGCTTTTCACCTTTTAGATGAGTAAGCTTCGCTGAAATCTTTTTAGATTTTTCACCTTCAAAATCAGCAGCAACAGTCCAATATTCTTGAGCTTTAAAATTATCAATTTCAGTTTCGCGTTGAGCAATAAGTCTTAAGGCTACAGATTGAACACGTCCTGCAGATCGACTGCCAGGCAGTTTATGCCATAAGAGGGGGGATAGACTAAATCCTACAAGGTAATCCAGTGCTCTGCGAGCTAAATAAGCATCAACAAGACTAGGATTTAATTCTCTGGGATTTTCAATGGCGTTTTTGACAGCATTTTTTGTTACTTCAAAGAATACCACACGTTTGACATCTAGATTTGTCGTTAGCTTTTTTTCTTTTAGAACCTCTTGAACATGCCAAGATATCGCTTCTCCTTCACGATCAGGGTCCGTTGCCAGATAGAGAGTATCAGCTTTTTTGAGAGCTTTGGCTATGTCATCGATATTTTTCTCAGATCCCTCTGCAGATTCCCAGATCATCTTAAAATCATGATCTGGATCTACGGATCCACTTTTGGAAGGCAGATCACGAACGTGACCATAACTTGCGAGTACTTGATAGTCTTCACCTAGATATTTATTAATTGTTTTTGCTTTTGAGGGCGATTCTACGACAACGACTTTTTTCATGTTTTATATTCTCAATTTCCTCTTCAGCTCTGAATATCAGTTTTTAAACTAACTTCATTCAACAAAGACCTTAGTATTCTACCACCTAACTCTAATTCTAGAATTACAGTCATTACTATTGTAGGTGACAACTGACATTCTTGGATCAATTCGTCAATACTTATTGGAGAAAAGCTTAGATTTTCAAGGATAATTTTTCGCGCCTTATCTAGAACGCTGTCACTAATAGAAGGAAAAGGGGATGGTAAGGGAGGGGGAGAACTTTCTTGAATTTGGTGATGAGATGTTTTGTTCAAACCTGATATGACATCGTCCGTTGATTGAACCAATATGGCGCCATCTCTAATAAGACGATTACTTCCATGATAGCGAGGATCAAGAGGAGATCCTGGAACGACAAAAATATCTCTGCCATAGTCCAAAGCCCTATGAGCGGTTATTAAAGAACCTGATCGTAAAGCAGCTTCAATGATGATGAGTCCTTGGGAAAGCCCTGCAATAATACGATTACGACGTGGAAATAAGCTTGCTGAAGGAGGCGCATCAAAAGCAGATTCACTGATTAAGAGACCTTTTTGACTAATTTCATGGAATAAAGATTCATTTTCAGTCGGATATATTGTGTTGATTCCTCCTGCAACAACAGCAATGGTTCCTGAGTCTAAAGAAGCAGTATGGGCTGCAGAGTCGATGCCACGTGCAAGTCCTGAGACAATTGTTGCGCCTTGATGGCTTAACTCTTTTGCAAACGTTCGAGCTAAGTGTTTACCATGGGCAGAGGCATTACGTGCTCCTACAATAGCAATGTTTAATTCACTGTTTAAAAGAGATAAATTGCCTTTGACGCTTAAAAGGGGAGGGGCATCACTGAGTGGATAAAGATTTTTGGGGTAGAGTTCTTCGCCATAAGCAATAAGAGATGCGCCAAAAGCTTGATGACATTCGAGTTCCATTCTAGCTTCCTCTTGAGAGAAAATTTTAAGAGGTGTGAGTCCCCCACCTTTTTGAGCAAGAAATGGAACCTGTTCTAGAGCTTTTTTTGCAGAGCCATATTTTTGCAGTAGCCCGAAAAAAGTTATCGGTCCAACATTTTGACTACGACTTAATTGAAGCCAATGAAGCTTTTCATCAGCAGATAATTCAGGACTTGTCCATTTTGCTTTTAGGCTTTGAAGCGCCAATTTTTGGTTCCTTCCCTGCCAGCAGTCTATTTATATTGTCAGTATGCTTGAAAAGAACCAATAAAGCAAGAAAAGTTGCCCAAATGGCGATTGATGTATCTAAAAAAAGCAAAGACCAAATAGGCGCTGATGCGCTAGCCACAATGGCTGCTAAAGAAGAATATCTCCAAATGACTGCTGTGAAAGTCCAAGTTCCAAGAATAAGTAAACCTAAGGGCCAGCTCGTAACAAGAATAACGCCAAAAGTTGTTGCAACTCCCTTGCCTCCTTTAAAATTAAGCCATACTGGGAAAATGTGTCCCAGCACCGCTGCAGCACCTGCAAGCAATAGGGCTTCTTGTGAAAAGGAAAGAATTTTTAAAGAAAGAATGACGAGGACGCCTTTTAAGCTGTCACCAAGGAGCGTTAGAATCGCAACAACCTTATTTCCAGTTCTTAAGGCATTAGTAGCACCAATGTTGCCTGATCCTATGGTGCGAATATCTTGGCCTGTGAAATGCTTTGTAAAAATATAACCAGACGGAATGGACCCTAAGGCGTAGCCATAAAGAAGAGCGATGAAGGAGTATAAAAAACTCAGCATTTATTTTCCTATTTCATTTTATTTTTGTTTTGTCTTAAAACTTCATAAAGAGCAACAGCAGCGGCATTTGATACATTCAATGTACTAAAAATACCACTGGTGGGGAGTTTTACAAGAAAGTCACATTTTTCTTTTGTAAGCCTTCTTAATCCTTTGCCCTCTGACCCAAGAACAATTGCAATTTTTCCTTGTAACTGAATCTCATCGATTGTTTTTTCGCCCATCTCATCAAGGCCGACACACCAAAAACCTTTATCTTTAAGAATATCCATTGCTCGTGAAAGATTAATCACACGAATGACGGGTATAATTTCGAGCGCCCCTGAAGCAGCTTTAGCTAAGGCTGAATTTGTTTCAAGCGCGGAGTTTTGATCAGTTACAATGATGGCAGAGGTATCAAACGCAGCTGCTGAACGCAAAATTGCACCTAAGTTATGTGGATCAGTGACTTGGTCAAGAATCAGAACATGCATGTCATTTGCACTTACATCAATGTCTTCAATGGCCATTTCAGGGAGAGGCTGTATTTGTAAAGCGATTCCCTGATGAACAGCAGAGGGACCAAATAATGTCATAAAGCGATCTTTATCTGCAACTTCTATAGACAAGTTTTTATGGATTTGCTTAGCTTGCTTGATGATACTTTGATCCAACACCTCTTTATTGATCAATAGAAGGTGTTTGCAACATCGATTTGGATTTAAGAGGGCTGCTTCAACTGTATGAATTCCATAGATCCAAAGTGTATTAGAAGTTTTGTGTGACTGATTCTTTTTGAATGGGGAAGGGCTTTTCTTCATTACTTTTTCAAAATCTTGTGTTTGTCGAAATACTTTACATTTTTTGACAATTCATTTATACGTTTTAGGTTAAATATCCAAAGAGTTTTTCATGATTCGGTCGTTATTTTTTTTTCTGCTAATATTGATAACTCCTCTTCACGCCGCTGAAGGTCCAGGTAAAATAGGCGTTAAGACTGATTTTGTCACAAAAGGCGAGATTAGTAAACTTTTTCGCAACTTCGGACAAATTGAAGCTTCACGTCAGGCCGATATTTTGGCTCAAGTGGATGGTCAAGTGGCTAAAGTTCTTGTTAAGGATGGAGAATTAGTGAAAGCAGGACAAGAATTGCTTTTGCTTGATACCAAGTGGTCACGTAATCTTGAGGGAATTAAAGAAAAGCAAGAAGCGCTAGTTAAAAAAAGGTTAGCGCGTTTAAAAAAGCTTCATTCAGCCAATACTATTGCAACGAAAGATCTTGAACGACAAGAGATGGATCTATTGCAGGTTGAAGCCTCAGTCAATGAATTAAAAGACACACTGAACAAATCAGTTATTAAAGCTCCTTTTGATGGAATTGTTGGTGAAATTAAATTCAAAGCTGGGACAGTCCTTAAAAAAAACGACAACATCCTTAGACTAAGGGATATTAGTCCCTTTGAAGTCATTTTTGAGATCCCAGGGGATGAAAGGAAAAATATTAAGATTGGGCAATTAGTCGATGTCTATGTTTCTGAAACGCCCGCAAAAAAGGTTTCAGCCTCTATTTCAGAAATTAATCCGTTTATAGCGCCTGATACTTACACGGTTAAGATAAAGGCTATTATCGAAAATCCCAAAGATTCTTTGGATCTGTTAACTCCAGGTATGATAGTGCCGATCGTTGTTAAATTGCTTTCCTATGAAGATGCGATATTATTACCGCTCTCAGCATTAGTGGTCGATGAAAAAGGCATAGGTGTTTATAAGGTTATTGAGGGTAAGGCTAAAAGAGTTACTGTCGAGTATGATCTTATGCAAGATGAATTCATCCGAGTGATTAAGGGAGTTGAAAAAGGAGATCAAGTGATCGTTCAAGGGCAAGATAACGTCTTTGAAGGTGCTGAACTCAATATCTTGGATAGTCAGAAGAAGTAATCTTTAATGACCACATATTTTCTTAGAAATCCTATTTTTGCAATAGTCTTAAACCTGATGATTTTTCTGGGTGGACTGCTCTCATTAGAACACTTGACCGTGCGAGAATATCCTCCGATCCCATCAAATGTGGTTATTGTGCAAACTATGTATCCATTGGCAAGCGCCAGCGTTGTTGAAAGTCGTGTGACAACGCCTCTCGAGATGGCGCTTTCAGGTATGAAGGGGATTTTAAAAACTGAATCTGAGAGTATGCGAGATTTTTCGCATATAAAAGTGACATTTGCTCCAGGTGTAGCTCTTACCGATGCAATGGCTGAACTGAGAGAAAGACTGTCAAATGCTTTGAGTGATTTACCTAAAGAAGTGAATAAGCCTCGTTACGCTTTTAATTCCATTTGGTCCGATCCTTTTATGACTTTGGAAGTAAGTAACGAGAGTCAGCTTTCTGATATGGAAATGAGTGCTCTTTTATCTCGTGTTGTTGAGCCAATGCTTATGTCAATGCCTGGTCTTCAAAATGCATATAATCGAGCAACACAATACGGTATTAGCGTCAAACTAAAGCCTGAAATGTTTGCCAAATGGAACTTTAATGTATCAGATATTGTAGGGGTCATTGATAACGCTAATAAAGATTTACCTGCTGGTGAAATCAAAATTGGAAGGGGGCTGGTCCCTCTAGTTTCAAAATCGCGTATAGGATCTATTGAAGATTTTCGTAATCTTGTGATCAAGCAAGTGAAATCAATGCCCGTTAGATTAAGTGACGTGGCGGATGTGGTTTTTGAGCCTCTTAAAACAACCCCTCTTGCTTTTAAAAACAGTAAAAAAACAACCTATGTTTCTTTGTTGGTTGCTCCTGAGGCTAATCCTCTTGAGGTATCGAAAAGTGTACGTGAGTTGCTACCGCGCATTAATGAAATGATGCCTCAGGGAATTAAAATCACTGTTGTTGAGGATAATACGGATGCAATCCGTTCTTCGATTTCAACCGTGTACAAGACAATTCTTGAGTCTATCTTTTGTGTCTCTGTAGTTATCTTTTTGTTTCTAGGATCTATGCGACTTTCTTTTGTGCCGATTGTTACGATACCTCTTTGTTTAATGGGAGTTTTACTCTTGATGTATGGTTTGGGCTATACAATTAACAAAATGACATTATTAGCAATGGTCTTGGCCATTGGCTTGGTGGTTGATGATGCCATTGTGGTGCTTGAAAATGTTAGGCGGCATTACTCTTCTGGGGTGTCAGCTTTTGAAGCTGCAATCAGAGGATCTAAGGAAATAGGTTTTGCGATTATTGCTATGACACTAACTCTTAGTTGTGTATATGCGCCTCTTTTATTCTCAAAAGGGTTGACCTCTCAGCTATTTACTGAATTTGCTGTAGTTTTAGCTGCAACGGTTATTATTTCAGGCATTGTGGCTCTTACGCTTTCGCCTTTGATGACTTCAAAAGTTTTGAGGAGTTCTAATCATTTAACCAAAGCGTTTGAAATATTCTATGATCACATTGCTATCGCTTATGGAAAAAAGCTTCAAATCCTCATCGCTAAGCCTAAATTGCTCCTGGCGTTTCCTTTAATGATTGGTATTGGCGTGGTGCTATTAAATTATTTACCTCTAAGTTTTATTCCCGATGAAGATCAAAATGCCATTTATGGTTATTTAAACGCACCGAAGTTTAAAAATGATAAAGAGTTGCTTACATATTCAAAACGCTTTGAAGATATTTTACGAAGCACGGATGGAGTGGAAGAGATTTATACGACTATTTGGATGAAGGAACATGTGTTAGTAACGGCTAAATTTAAACCACGTTCTGATCGAAATCGACCTATAAGAAACGTTCTGCAAGAATTAAGAGGGAAAATAAAAGAGCTAATTCCTACTGGCAATTGTCATGTATGGCTTCCTCGTCCTGAGATTTTAAGAGATGAACAATCCGATTTTAGAGTTATTTTTCAATCAACCCAAGGTTATGATTATTTATTCAAAGTTGTGGGAGGCCTTAAAGAAAAGTTTGATGATAGTGGTTTTTTTGAGCAATCAAATTTTAATGCTCAAATGAATAATGTCGAGCTTTCATTGACCATGGATCAGGCACGTTTAAAAGCCTTTAATATTGAATCAAACGTGGCTAGTAAACAACTACGTTATCTTTTTGGTGGGCTTTATGTGGATAGAATGGAGTTGAAGGGCGTGAATTACCCAATTCACATAGAGAATTCTTCTTCATGGCCGAGGTCTAAAGATGATATTGCAAATGTCATGATAAAACAAGGTGAAGCAAGATGGGGGGCTTCTCAAGAAGACCAGAAGAAAGATAAAGACAAGAAGAGATTCACTCCTTTAAGTGCGTTCACAAAGATTGAGATTAAACCCGATTTGTCTCCTTATTTTCATTTTAATAAAATTAAGGCGCTATCATTGGATTTGTCTTTAAAGAAAGACGCCCCTATTTCTAAAATCATGGAGTGGTTAAATCAACAGTTGAAACCCTTGATGTCAAAGGATTTAACTGTTGTAATTTATGGAAACATACTTAAAACCATAGAAGCTAAGCATGAGCTTTACATAAATTTTCTGTTGGCGTTAGTCTTTATTTATCTGATTCTCTCTGTTCAGTTTAAAACATTTTTTGATCCTTTGATCATTTTAACAACTGTACCTTTGTCAACAATTGGCGGTCTTCTCTTTATTTGGTTGTGGGGAGAAGGACTCAATCTTTATACCCAGATTGGATTGATTACCCTTGTTGGTCTTATTACTAAGCATGGCATTTTGATTGTATCTTTTGCGGAAGACTTTATACGCGCTGGTACGCCATTATTAGAAGCGATTACCAAAGCTAGCCAATTACGTTTACGACCCATTTTGATGACGACATTGGCTATGATGGCTGGTGCAATTCCTTTGATGATCGGTTTAGAGCCAGGATTTGAGGCACGCCGAGAGTTTGGTTTAGTGCTCTTAGGCGGTCTCGGTATTGGTTCTTGTCTGACGTTAGTTTTGATACCTTTGGTCTATTACTGGCTCAATAGACTCAAGAGAGATTTTTTTGTAAAAAATAAGCGATAAGATACCGCTTATTTCTTTGTTTGTTATTGAATTTGATCGATAGCACTTTTCATACACTCAATACAATGCCCTGGTTTTGTTGCTTCTTTTAGTTGGGTGAGTTTGCTTGTTATCTTACTTAATTCTGGGTATTTTTCAAAAATCACAATGTGTGTACACAAACGAGCTGCCGTAGCTTTGAATTTTTCTTCTGTTGTTTCAGCTTCCCCTAACTTTTTAGCGAGACATTTGATGAAGCCATTAACCTGGGAATTAGAGTGAGTTTTCTCTGCAAACAATGGTCCATACAGTGCATCAATGACTTCTGATATAAAGTTAGATAAATTCACTTCTTCTTCAATATCCGGTAAAAGAGTTGATTGAAGAAGCGCTTTCGTTTGTTCAGCATTCATGAGCTCTTCAATTTCATGATGAGATGCTGCTTTTGTAATAGGTTTTTCGTCTTCTCTGAGCTCATGACCTGCGTTGCTGGTGGCAAGAAGTGGGGACTCGGATAAGAAAACACTTAAAACAATGTAACACATAAATTTGATATATTTTAACATTCTAAACCTCCTTATTTGCTGTGTGAGTCTACAAAAGAAGAGGTAGAGGGGATTTGTCAAGAATTTAAAATTTGAAAACAAATTTAATAAATAATTTTATCTGCATGAATTTCAGATTGACAATGTTCACAAAATTCCTATAGATCGCCTATAGCTAGGTTTATTTGACCGACACTGTCGGGAGGGGTGGCCGAGCGGTCAATGGCAGCAGACTGTAAATCTGCCGACTTATGTCTACGCAGGTTCGAATCCTGCCCCCTCCACCATCACAGGATGTGATGAGATTTATAAAGCGGGTGTAGCTTAATGGTAAAGCTCCAGCCTTCCAAGCTGGCTACGAGGGTTCGATTCCCTTCACCCGCTCCAAAATTTTGTGTTTGTTCAAGTGGAAGAAAATTGTTTTTGAGGAAAGGGTGATAAGAGATGAGTAAGGCGAAGTTTGAGCGGACGAAGCCGCACGTAAACATCGGAACGATTGGACACGTAGACCATGGAAAGACAACGCTAACAGCAGCGATAACGAAAGTGTTGTCAGAGAAGGGTGGAGCAACGTATACAGCGTATGATCAGATCGATAAAGCACCAGAAGAAAAAGCACGTGGTATTACGATTTCAACGGCGCACGTAGAATATGAGACAGACAAGCGCCACTATGCGCACGTGGACTGCCCAGGACACGCGGACTATGTGAAGAACATGATTACGGGTGCGGCGCAGATGGACGGAGCGATTTTGGTGGTAAGCGCAGCAGACGGACCGATGCCCCAGACAAAAGAACACATTTTGTTGGCCCGTCAGGTTAACGTGCCAGCGATGGTAGTGTTTATGAACAAGGTAGATCAAGTAGACGACCCAGAGTTGTTGGACTTGGTGGAACTGGAGATCAGAGAGTTATTGACGAGCTATGGATTTCCCGGGGACAAGATTCCAGTGGTGAAGGGGTCAGCGTTGTGCGTGATTGAAGATAGAGATCCAAAGATTGGTCGTGAAGCGATTATGCAGTTGATGGATGCGGTAGATAGTTATATTCCACAGCCTGTACGTGATATTGACAAGCCATTTCTGATGCCGATTGAAGACGTATTTTCGATTTCAGGGCGCGGAACAGTGGTGACAGGACGCGTAGAGCGCGGAATCGTGAAGGTTGGAGAAGAAATCGAGATCGTGGGAATAAAGCCAACAACGAAGACAACGGTAACGGGCGTCGAGATGTTCCGGAAGCTGTTGGATGAGGGACGGGCAGGAGACAACATTGGAGCGTTGTTGCGTGGCGTTGAAAGAGAAGCAGTAGAGCGTGGACAAGTGTTGGCAAAGCCAGGAACGATTACTCCTCATACAGATTTCGAGTGTGAGTGTTATATTTTGAAGAAAGAGGAAGGTGGACGCCACACACCATTTTTCTCAAACTATAGGCCACAATTTTATTTCCGTACGACAGACGTAACGGGATCCGTCGACCTGCCAACAGGCGTAGAGATGGTGATGCCCGGAGATAACATTAAGTTGGTGGCAAAGTTGATTGCACCAGTGGCGATGGATGAAGGATTACGCTTTGCTATTCGTGAAGGTGGTCGTACCGTCGGTGCCGGTGTTGTGACTAAGGTGATTAAGTAACGCATCAATTGCTTTAAGCTGTATAAATTAACTTCAGAAGAATCAAAAAAAGCTTGATCTTCTGGAGTTAATTGTTTAGGAGTGTAGCTCAACTGGCAGAGCGTCGGTCTCCAAAACCGAAGGTTGTGGGTTCGAGTCCCCCCACTCCTGCCAAGCTTTGAAGCAAATTTTTGAAAGACGAGGAATGGCTAAAGTAAGTCCCATTGAGTTCATAAAGCAGGTACGTCAAGAAGTTGGTAAGGTTGCATGGCCAAGTCGCCGTGAAACAATGGTGACGTCTTTGATGGTGTTTATTATCTCACTGATTGCTGCAGTCTTTTTTCTTGTAACTGATGGCAGTATTGCCTTCGTTGTTAACTTGATAATGAAATAAGGGTTTTGGCCAATGTCGCCATCAGATAAGCCTCGTTGGTATGTAGTGCATGTCTATTCCGGTTCTGAACGTAGAGTAGCTGAGACGATCCGCGAGCAAGCAGAAAAAAAGAATTTAAAAGAAAAAATCTTGGATGTTTTAGTCCCAGTCGAAGAAGTGATTGAGATTAAAAAAGGTGAGAAATTAAGTTCTGAAAAGAGCTTTTTCCCTGGTTATGTGTTAGTTCATATGGTTATGAGTGATGAAACTTGGCATTTGATCAAGAGTACCGCAAAAGTCACTGGCTTTTTGGGTGGCAAGGGAAAACCAAGTCCTATTAGTGAATCTGAAGTAACGCGATTACTTTCGCAAGTGCAAGAACGTCAATCGAAACCAAAACATACATTAAGGTTTGAAGTGGGTGAGCAAGTGCGCGTTTCTGATGGCCCCTTTGCTTCCTTTAATGGAATTGTTGAGGACATTGATGAAGAAAAAGAACGCTTAAAAGTTTCTGTTTCTATTTTTGGTCGTGCCACACCTGTGGATCTTGATTATACACAAGTTGAAAAAGTTTAGCCCCTGGTGGGGTTAGTGCGGAAGGTTGGCCATAACCGCTTACCGCAAACCTGAAGCTAAAGAGGAGTACTATGGCAAAGAAAATTCAAGGTTATATTAAGTTGCAGGTTCCTGCTGGTTCTGCAAACCCATCACCACCTATTGGTCCAGCTTTGGGTCAACAAGGGTTGAATATTATGGAATTTTGCAAAGCATTTAATGCGCGCACTCAAGAGCTGGAAAAGGGAATGCCTATCCCAGTCGTGATTACGGCATATTCCGATCGTTCGTTTACTTTTGAAACGAAAACACCTCCTGCTAGCTTTTTCTTGAAAAAAGCCGCTGGTCTTCCAAAGGGATCAAAGACACCAGGTGTAGGATTTGTGGGTAAGGTTACGATGAAGCAAGTTCGTGAAATTGCTGAGAAGAAGATGGTGGATTTGAATGCGAATGATCTGGATGCTGCGTGTCGTATGATTGCAGGTTCTGCACGTTCCATGGGTATTGAGGTTGTGGAGTAAATCGATGGCAGGAAAAAGATTAAGAAAGATACATGAAGAAATCAATCGCGTTACTCACTATAGTATTGATGATGCTGTAAAGCTTGTTAAGAAATACGCTACAGCAAAGTTTGATGAAACTGTTGAGT
The sequence above is drawn from the Candidatus Nucleicultrix amoebiphila FS5 genome and encodes:
- the topA gene encoding type I DNA topoisomerase codes for the protein MKKVVVVESPSKAKTINKYLGEDYQVLASYGHVRDLPSKSGSVDPDHDFKMIWESAEGSEKNIDDIAKALKKADTLYLATDPDREGEAISWHVQEVLKEKKLTTNLDVKRVVFFEVTKNAVKNAIENPRELNPSLVDAYLARRALDYLVGFSLSPLLWHKLPGSRSAGRVQSVALRLIAQRETEIDNFKAQEYWTVAADFEGEKSKKISAKLTHLKGEKLDKFSLNNEKLAHEAETLIQKSQYKVNKIEKKQVKRNPAAPFITSTLQQEASRKLGYSARKTMQLAQKLYEGVSLGSETIGLITYMRTDSVTLANEAIANIRSFIQKTYGDKHLPGSPRTYKSSTKNAQEAHEAIRPTDFSRSPTAIQSYLEGDLFKLYDLIWKRTVASQMESAVIDQVGIDFSNQDRSIILRATGSTISFDGFLKVYEEGKDDEENEENRTLPSVTENEPFDLKAVHPEQHFTQPPPRFTEASLVKKLEELGIGRPSTYASILSTLVDRKYVHIEKRQMVPEPLGRLVTAFLEGYFKQYVEYDFTAKLEEHLDEIANGKETRLDVLRNFWHAFHQALLQAKDLKITDVINRLNQDLSAFIFAGEDQRDGHYACPKCSNGELSLKLGKYGAFVGCSNYPECNYTRQLVKRDSEQTSNLEDAQKETFETRVLGLDPKTDTDVSVKKGPYGFYLEWALKTVTKNKKEKPKRLALPKGANPQTITLDEALAVGALPRTLGNHPETKEPVTVGIGRFGPYIKHNNSFTSLGKDYDVMTVTLDEALAVLEIAKSKPKRPRAKAPVKKSKKKK
- the dprA gene encoding DNA-processing protein DprA, whose protein sequence is MALQSLKAKWTSPELSADEKLHWLQLSRSQNVGPITFFGLLQKYGSAKKALEQVPFLAQKGGGLTPLKIFSQEEARMELECHQAFGASLIAYGEELYPKNLYPLSDAPPLLSVKGNLSLLNSELNIAIVGARNASAHGKHLARTFAKELSHQGATIVSGLARGIDSAAHTASLDSGTIAVVAGGINTIYPTENESLFHEISQKGLLISESAFDAPPSASLFPRRNRIIAGLSQGLIIIEAALRSGSLITAHRALDYGRDIFVVPGSPLDPRYHGSNRLIRDGAILVQSTDDVISGLNKTSHHQIQESSPPPLPSPFPSISDSVLDKARKIILENLSFSPISIDELIQECQLSPTIVMTVILELELGGRILRSLLNEVSLKTDIQS
- the plsY gene encoding glycerol-3-phosphate 1-O-acyltransferase PlsY — its product is MLSFLYSFIALLYGYALGSIPSGYIFTKHFTGQDIRTIGSGNIGATNALRTGNKVVAILTLLGDSLKGVLVILSLKILSFSQEALLLAGAAAVLGHIFPVWLNFKGGKGVATTFGVILVTSWPLGLLILGTWTFTAVIWRYSSLAAIVASASAPIWSLLFLDTSIAIWATFLALLVLFKHTDNINRLLAGKEPKIGASKPKSKMDKS
- the rlmB gene encoding 23S rRNA (guanosine(2251)-2'-O)-methyltransferase RlmB — translated: MKKSPSPFKKNQSHKTSNTLWIYGIHTVEAALLNPNRCCKHLLLINKEVLDQSIIKQAKQIHKNLSIEVADKDRFMTLFGPSAVHQGIALQIQPLPEMAIEDIDVSANDMHVLILDQVTDPHNLGAILRSAAAFDTSAIIVTDQNSALETNSALAKAASGALEIIPVIRVINLSRAMDILKDKGFWCVGLDEMGEKTIDEIQLQGKIAIVLGSEGKGLRRLTKEKCDFLVKLPTSGIFSTLNVSNAAAVALYEVLRQNKNKMK
- a CDS encoding efflux RND transporter periplasmic adaptor subunit; protein product: MIRSLFFFLLILITPLHAAEGPGKIGVKTDFVTKGEISKLFRNFGQIEASRQADILAQVDGQVAKVLVKDGELVKAGQELLLLDTKWSRNLEGIKEKQEALVKKRLARLKKLHSANTIATKDLERQEMDLLQVEASVNELKDTLNKSVIKAPFDGIVGEIKFKAGTVLKKNDNILRLRDISPFEVIFEIPGDERKNIKIGQLVDVYVSETPAKKVSASISEINPFIAPDTYTVKIKAIIENPKDSLDLLTPGMIVPIVVKLLSYEDAILLPLSALVVDEKGIGVYKVIEGKAKRVTVEYDLMQDEFIRVIKGVEKGDQVIVQGQDNVFEGAELNILDSQKK
- a CDS encoding efflux RND transporter permease subunit produces the protein MTTYFLRNPIFAIVLNLMIFLGGLLSLEHLTVREYPPIPSNVVIVQTMYPLASASVVESRVTTPLEMALSGMKGILKTESESMRDFSHIKVTFAPGVALTDAMAELRERLSNALSDLPKEVNKPRYAFNSIWSDPFMTLEVSNESQLSDMEMSALLSRVVEPMLMSMPGLQNAYNRATQYGISVKLKPEMFAKWNFNVSDIVGVIDNANKDLPAGEIKIGRGLVPLVSKSRIGSIEDFRNLVIKQVKSMPVRLSDVADVVFEPLKTTPLAFKNSKKTTYVSLLVAPEANPLEVSKSVRELLPRINEMMPQGIKITVVEDNTDAIRSSISTVYKTILESIFCVSVVIFLFLGSMRLSFVPIVTIPLCLMGVLLLMYGLGYTINKMTLLAMVLAIGLVVDDAIVVLENVRRHYSSGVSAFEAAIRGSKEIGFAIIAMTLTLSCVYAPLLFSKGLTSQLFTEFAVVLAATVIISGIVALTLSPLMTSKVLRSSNHLTKAFEIFYDHIAIAYGKKLQILIAKPKLLLAFPLMIGIGVVLLNYLPLSFIPDEDQNAIYGYLNAPKFKNDKELLTYSKRFEDILRSTDGVEEIYTTIWMKEHVLVTAKFKPRSDRNRPIRNVLQELRGKIKELIPTGNCHVWLPRPEILRDEQSDFRVIFQSTQGYDYLFKVVGGLKEKFDDSGFFEQSNFNAQMNNVELSLTMDQARLKAFNIESNVASKQLRYLFGGLYVDRMELKGVNYPIHIENSSSWPRSKDDIANVMIKQGEARWGASQEDQKKDKDKKRFTPLSAFTKIEIKPDLSPYFHFNKIKALSLDLSLKKDAPISKIMEWLNQQLKPLMSKDLTVVIYGNILKTIEAKHELYINFLLALVFIYLILSVQFKTFFDPLIILTTVPLSTIGGLLFIWLWGEGLNLYTQIGLITLVGLITKHGILIVSFAEDFIRAGTPLLEAITKASQLRLRPILMTTLAMMAGAIPLMIGLEPGFEARREFGLVLLGGLGIGSCLTLVLIPLVYYWLNRLKRDFFVKNKR
- the tuf gene encoding elongation factor Tu — translated: MSKAKFERTKPHVNIGTIGHVDHGKTTLTAAITKVLSEKGGATYTAYDQIDKAPEEKARGITISTAHVEYETDKRHYAHVDCPGHADYVKNMITGAAQMDGAILVVSAADGPMPQTKEHILLARQVNVPAMVVFMNKVDQVDDPELLDLVELEIRELLTSYGFPGDKIPVVKGSALCVIEDRDPKIGREAIMQLMDAVDSYIPQPVRDIDKPFLMPIEDVFSISGRGTVVTGRVERGIVKVGEEIEIVGIKPTTKTTVTGVEMFRKLLDEGRAGDNIGALLRGVEREAVERGQVLAKPGTITPHTDFECECYILKKEEGGRHTPFFSNYRPQFYFRTTDVTGSVDLPTGVEMVMPGDNIKLVAKLIAPVAMDEGLRFAIREGGRTVGAGVVTKVIK
- the secE gene encoding preprotein translocase subunit SecE; translation: MAKVSPIEFIKQVRQEVGKVAWPSRRETMVTSLMVFIISLIAAVFFLVTDGSIAFVVNLIMK